CAGACTTAGGTTGGTGTTCGCCTCAGAAAATGCGACACCTTAAGAGAATTGCAtgggaaaacacacattaatgatAGCTTGTCCCTCTGTGCTGTGTCTGCTCTATGTGTTCAGATATAATTTGTGTCTTTACCAGAGCCTGTATTTCCAGTAATGTTCAGAGCATGCAGGTGGAATTTCTTGGTGTCCTGTTCGATGGGAAGAACAAGGGCAAAAAGAGAAACATGTGGATTTGAATTGTGGATTTCAGGTGTCAATGAATGATGGCGAACAAGACAGAGATAAGAAGAAATCAtgactataaaaaaaaaaagatctagaCTACAACAAACTAAGTCCATCATGTCAGATGGgggttttgtattttaaattaaattgattgaCCTATTATTTTCACTATATTGCATTTAATAATGTCAAAAATAAGGTGGTGCACTGATCAGGGGCCTCCATTGTCAGTTAAAACTCATGAAGTCTATTGGAGTCATGCATTTATTGTGTGGaggtaaatcatttttaaaaaatgcatacacaggaaataaaatactAATTTTTGCCTCTGTGACCTGTTTGTTTCTTCTACCAACAAAATCCTTGAACACAGGGTTTCAAAAGCATAAAGCATCTTGTTGAGGACTTACATTTGTGAAGGTGAACATGAGAGTCAGTGGGCCCGACACCAACACCAGGTCACTAATGTTGACGCCACACAATCCATGAGCAGTGGTCACATTAGGGTCCAAGTTCATCTCCTCATATTTCTAAGCcagggagaagagagaggaataAAATTGGCAATGGTTATGATATTCTGTGTAACAACAAGATGACAACATGtcaataatgtataataatgtaaaataatgatCATACATTGTTCTGGAGGAGACCAATCCGGAGCCCAAAGGTAGCTAACAGGCAGACCGTTTTGTTGTCACTAGCTGTGACATTATACTTCCCAGTACTAGGCGCGGGAATAGTGGGCACTGGTGTGCTGGTGGTTGGAGGGGTAGTAGAAGTAACATTTGTGGTAGGAATTGCAGTTGTAGTACTGGTGGCATTAGTGGTGGTGGGGACAACAGTGGTTGTTGGGACATCAGCAGCACAAGTGGTCACTATAAGGGGGAGAacgaaaaaaagtcaaataatgcAAAGACAAGAGACTAGCAAAATGAGAAATGACCCCACAGATACACTCACAGTTGTCACTCTTGCTGCCGCCACTGACAAAGGCTTGTATGAGCACATTCGACAGAGTCTGACTGACCATATCAGCTTCAATCAGGTCATCACTCTTGCATGAATAGCAGGTATCCACACCTACATTAATAATGTGGGGCTTCACAGTAACAGTGGCAGTCTCtgaaagacatttaaaacacatcagCATTAGTATCAAGCTTCTCGTCCAAGTgtgcatttgatttattttcacaataagTCATAGAAGTCACCATTTGATGTAGAATTAGGGAACAGCTTCGTGTCATTGAGGTTGTAGGAAAAGACGATGGTGTCAGCTTGGTAGATTTTCCCACTCCTAGTGAAGTTTATGCTCCAGGAGTGTCCATCCCCAAAATCAAGCTTCAGTGTAGAAGTTGTGGtatcacacacacttccacttGTTTCAGCTTCAAGAGGAAGTTCAAACTTGACTGTCGCACTCTATGAGGAAGCAAAAGAGTGTACAATAACATTACTTGGCATGCTCACATACGTTTGATGATAAAATCTCTCACAAACATGTTGTTTCAAAACACCTGAAATATTTTTGCTGTAAACACGGTAGTAAAGTTATTGTTATAGGCAAACAGCTGATATGATCAATCCATCAgaggtaaaaataataaaatcatgttTCTAATAAAACCAGAGTTCTGTgtaaaacacaggaaacagaatGCAAAATTTTGCTTTCTGTCTTTGACATAACATACTGAattgaaaccccccccccgcaaAAAAACAGATGTTTCACCTCGTCAACTTCATCAATTTTAGTAATATATGCTTCCTATTTAATTTGATCACTGCTTAAttgttaaaattgttaaaaaaaaaaaattagcatgcCTGTAACGCTGACTGGAAAAATTGTGGAATGTTACAAAACAGCCAACAGAAAGAGTCCCCAGATAAACAGGTTAACTAGTAACACTTGATGGTATCATGATTGGCTTTGATTGGCTCAGATCACAACAAGCAAAGACAGAGCAAGGGTCATGATTACAAGGTACTGTATTCTTGAATCGGCCCCGTGAATACAGACGCCATAATCTCTTAAAATTCTTTTTAATGTCAACGAAGTAAATCTACAGGACACA
The Antennarius striatus isolate MH-2024 chromosome 10, ASM4005453v1, whole genome shotgun sequence genome window above contains:
- the lamp2 gene encoding lysosome-associated membrane glycoprotein 2 isoform X1; the encoded protein is MYRLSTFMLFLALGTVFQQSHGIEVNVTDKDNKLCLYANLMVNFSVSYEVTGNKSATVKFELPLEAETSGSVCDTTTSTLKLDFGDGHSWSINFTRSGKIYQADTIVFSYNLNDTKLFPNSTSNETATVTVKPHIINVGVDTCYSCKSDDLIEADMVSQTLSNVLIQAFVSGGSKSDNLTTCAADVPTTTVVPTTTNATSTTTAIPTTNVTSTTPPTTSTPVPTIPAPSTGKYNVTASDNKTVCLLATFGLRIGLLQNNKYEEMNLDPNVTTAHGLCGVNISDLVLVSGPLTLMFTFTNDTKKFHLHALNITGNTGSGVAFSEANTNLSLWEAAISSSYMCNKEQNSTITDALTLFTFKLQVQPFGVEKGLFSIAEDCQADAESFLVPIAVGVALIILILIVVLAYFIGRKRNMSAGYESF
- the lamp2 gene encoding lysosome-associated membrane glycoprotein 2 isoform X2, with the translated sequence MYRLSTFMLFLALGTVFQQSHGIEVNVTDKDNKLCLYANLMVNFSVSYEVTGNKSATVKFELPLEAETSGSVCDTTTSTLKLDFGDGHSWSINFTRSGKIYQADTIVFSYNLNDTKLFPNSTSNETATVTVKPHIINVGVDTCYSCKSDDLIEADMVSQTLSNVLIQAFVSGGSKSDNLTTCAADVPTTTVVPTTTNATSTTTAIPTTNVTSTTPPTTSTPVPTIPAPSTGKYNVTASDNKTVCLLATFGLRIGLLQNNKYEEMNLDPNVTTAHGLCGVNISDLVLVSGPLTLMFTFTNDTKKFHLHALNITGNTGSGVAFSEANTNLSLWEAAISSSYMCNKEQNSTITDALTLFTFKLQVQPFGVEKGLFSIAHECSMDDVSILIPIIVGAALAGLIIIVVIAYVIGRRKTYVGYQTL